A region from the Vicia villosa cultivar HV-30 ecotype Madison, WI linkage group LG3, Vvil1.0, whole genome shotgun sequence genome encodes:
- the LOC131660748 gene encoding protein OXIDATIVE STRESS 3 LIKE 1-like codes for MVVPFSLLDKMRTEEEKAWLLVEGEDEDDQCSSSTTSSIGKDSDESKCGDIDDENEVQNAAYKYDEPFNMMESLQDLLPIRKGISKYYDGKSKSFMSLANAVSSSSVKDIAKPENAYTRRRRNLMAFNLVWEKNRNFLLKSNNGAISKRTISLDRSTVALAFAMNCDSSSSCSSEESTSSSNPRSPPPLQRSQVSSASSIPSSYIQQNFSDWQSFSLADLQQCDIIEMNSSLRNEAEHLSR; via the exons ATGGTGGTTCCATTCAGCCTTTTGGATAAAATGAGAACAGAAGAAGAAAAGGCATGGTTGTTGGTAGAGGGTGAAGATGAGGATGACCAGTGCTCATCTTCAACTACATCGTCCATTGGGAAGGACAGCGATGAGTCAAAATGCGGTGACATAGACGATGAGAATGAGGTTCAGAATGCTGCGTATAAATATGATGAACCATTCAACATGATGGAATCACTCCAAGACCTTCTTCCGATCAG GAAGGGAATCTCAAAGTACTATGATGGAAAGTCTAAGTCATTCATGAGTTTAGCGAATGCTGTTTCTTCATCATCCGTTAAAGATATTGCAAAACCAGAAAATGCCTACACAAGGCGGCGCAGAAATCTGATGGCCTTCAATCTTGTTTGGGAGAAAAATAGaaattttcttttgaaaagtaaCAATGGTGCAATTTCTAAGAGAACAATAAGCTTGGATAGAAGCACTGTGGCTCTTGCATTTGCAATGAACTGTGATAGCAGCAGTAGTTGTTCCAGCGAGGAATCAACGTCAAGCTCAAATCCTAGGTCTCCTCCACCTCTTCAACGAAGTCAAGTGTCTAGTGCAAGTTCAATACCAAGCTCTTATATTCAACAGAATTTTTCAGATTGGCAATCATTCTCACTGGCTGATCTCCAACAGTGTGATATAATTGAAATGAATTCCTCCCTGAGAAATGAAGCTGAGCATCTATCACGATGA